AAAAATATTGGGGTGAAAAATCCCAGCCAAAGGCAATTCACCTTATAGGTAAAGATATTTTGCGCTTTCACGCTGTATATTGGCCATGCCTACTTTTAAGCGTAGGATTCCCTTTGCCTAAAAGAATTTTTGCCCATGGATGGTGGACAATCGAAGGCCAAAAAATGAGTAAAAGTCTGGGTAACGCAATTGAACCCATAGCTTTCACCAATCAGTATGGCCAAGATGCTTTTAGATTATTTTTATTCCGAGAGTTCCCATTTGGACAAGACGGAGATTTTAATCTCAAAAATTTTAAAGATCGAGTGAATGCTGATCTTGCCAATAACCTAGGCAATTTAGTCAGTCGCACAACAAATTTAATTAAAAAAAATCTTGATTCAAAAATTAACCCACCACAAACTAGCGATACTGATCTTGAACCTGTATTAAATAATATTCATAATGCTAAAGAAAAATATCTCAGCAAAGATAAAAATGGTGATCGCAAAATGGAACTCTTTGATTTCCACGATGTATTACAAAATATTTTCCCTATTTTACTCTCGCTTAATAAATACATCGACACCAAGGCTCCATGGACTCTAGCTAAAGATCCAACTAAAAAAGAAGAATTAAGTATTGTACTTAATAACGTTGCTGAGGGAATACGCATCGCCGCCTTATTTTTATGGCCATTTATCCCTACAACAAGCACTGAAATTTTAAAACGTTTAGGTCAAAAACCAATCACAGAGATCATTGATGGCAAAACAACTCTAGAGGCCCAGACCATTTGGGGCCGAGGGATTGCTTCTGAGATTCTTGAAGGCGGACCACTGTTTCCCCGTCTCACTTAAAGGATATAAATCATGTGGATAGATGCACACACCCATCTTGAAATGCTTGAAGATAAAACTGATGAAGTTTTAACTTTAGCTAAAGCTTCGGGCGTTGATCGCATGATCACTATTGGTTGTCACCCCAATGACTTTGCTAAAGTTTGCGCCATATCAAAAGCTCATTATCCAATAGTCGCTGCTACATTAGGGGTACATCCCCATGATGCAAAATTTTACACTGAGCAAATTGAAAATGAAATTCGTGAAACTGCCAAAGAAATTTTTATTATAGGTGTAGGTGAAATAGGTTTAGATTATTTCTACAACCATTCTGAGCAAGATATTCAACGCACTGTTTTTAATCAGCAAATGACTCTGGCAAACGAACTAAAATTGCCAGTGCAAATTCATTCACGTGATGCCGAAGATGATACGATTGAAGAACTTAATAAGTGGAACGGCAAAGTTACAGGAATGATGCATTGTTTTTCAGGCACTGAAAAACTAGCGCGTGCAGCACTTGACGTAGGGTTTTATATTAGCCTAAGTGGAGTTATCACTTTTAAAAATGCTCATAGTTTGCGTGAAATAGTAAAGAACGTGCCACTGGGTCGCCTACTTATTGAAACAGACGCGCCGTTTTTAGCACCAGTACCTATGCGTGGAAGAAAAAACACCCCTGCATTTGTGAGTCATACTGCCGCAAAAGTAGCTGAGATAAAGGGAATTTCACTTGAAGAATTAAGTGCAGCACTTTTAAATAATGTAAAAACACTATTTCCAAAGTGGCGATTTAACCTTGAGGCCTAATCGTTATTGTTGATTGTTTTCGTCCATTAAATCGAATTGACCAAACGCGCCACATAGCTTCGCGAACAATAGCTGAAGACATTTTACTTTGCCCCTCACGTCTTTCTTCAAACATGATTGGGAATTCAGTAAATTTAAAACCCAACTGAACGGCACGATATTTAAGTTCGATTTGAAAACTATAGCCATCCGAACCAATGCTATCAAGATCAACAGCCTTTAAAACACGAGCATGCCAACCATTAAAACCACCAGTAAAATCACAAATCGGTACACCCAAAATCAAACGAGCATAAAGACTTCCAGCTTTAGATATCAGCTTTCGAAAAAAACTCCAATTAACAGAGCCGCCACCCTTTACATAACGAGATCCAATAACAAAATCAGTGGTCAATGCAACTCTTGTCATATCTGCAAGAAAACGCGGGGGATGGCTCCAATCAGCGTCCATTTCAATAATAAAGTCATAATTATTTTCAAGCGCCCACCGAAACCCAGCGACATATGCTTTTCCTAAACCCATTTTGCCAGAACGTTTTAGTAAGAATACGCGTTTGTCTTTTAGAGCAAACTCTTCGACTAGTGCAGCTGTACCATCAGGGCTACCATCATCAACAACAAGCACATGAGAATCAGGAGTGATCAAAAAAATCACTTTCATGAGTTCAACAATGTTATCGCGTTCATTGTATGTTGGTATAACAATAAGCTTCTTCAAAGCGGTTCCCTGGTTCTTTGGTAAAAGACTTAATAAACCACCTTATATTTACTTAATTATTTTGAAAAGTCGAGCTCAAGGCTATAAAAATGCCCTAAATGACAATTTCACGCGTGGAT
The DNA window shown above is from Oligoflexia bacterium and carries:
- the metG gene encoding methionine--tRNA ligase, yielding MAKESFYVTTPIYYVNDIPHLGTAYCTIAADVLARFERLMGADVRFLTGTDEHGEKVQEAATKKNKSPQEFTDEVAAAFKTTWEKMGISFDDFIRTTEDRHKKVVQYFIKKSLDSGDIYLGNYEGWYCVPDETFWTESQLKEKKCPTCGRDVKKIKEENYFFKIGKYVPALLKHIEDNPTFILPESKKNEVVSFLKEGVRDVSVSRTSFTWGIPFPEDEKSTATANHVIYVWFDALINYVSALNPLADETVFKKYWGEKSQPKAIHLIGKDILRFHAVYWPCLLLSVGFPLPKRIFAHGWWTIEGQKMSKSLGNAIEPIAFTNQYGQDAFRLFLFREFPFGQDGDFNLKNFKDRVNADLANNLGNLVSRTTNLIKKNLDSKINPPQTSDTDLEPVLNNIHNAKEKYLSKDKNGDRKMELFDFHDVLQNIFPILLSLNKYIDTKAPWTLAKDPTKKEELSIVLNNVAEGIRIAALFLWPFIPTTSTEILKRLGQKPITEIIDGKTTLEAQTIWGRGIASEILEGGPLFPRLT
- a CDS encoding TatD family hydrolase; this translates as MWIDAHTHLEMLEDKTDEVLTLAKASGVDRMITIGCHPNDFAKVCAISKAHYPIVAATLGVHPHDAKFYTEQIENEIRETAKEIFIIGVGEIGLDYFYNHSEQDIQRTVFNQQMTLANELKLPVQIHSRDAEDDTIEELNKWNGKVTGMMHCFSGTEKLARAALDVGFYISLSGVITFKNAHSLREIVKNVPLGRLLIETDAPFLAPVPMRGRKNTPAFVSHTAAKVAEIKGISLEELSAALLNNVKTLFPKWRFNLEA
- a CDS encoding polyprenol monophosphomannose synthase — translated: MKKLIVIPTYNERDNIVELMKVIFLITPDSHVLVVDDGSPDGTAALVEEFALKDKRVFLLKRSGKMGLGKAYVAGFRWALENNYDFIIEMDADWSHPPRFLADMTRVALTTDFVIGSRYVKGGGSVNWSFFRKLISKAGSLYARLILGVPICDFTGGFNGWHARVLKAVDLDSIGSDGYSFQIELKYRAVQLGFKFTEFPIMFEERREGQSKMSSAIVREAMWRVWSIRFNGRKQSTITIRPQG